The Daphnia pulex isolate KAP4 chromosome 3, ASM2113471v1 genome includes a region encoding these proteins:
- the LOC124191041 gene encoding zinc transporter 7-like, with translation MLPTTQKDFSKMGSVQGSGRISRFTSSALGWIKKILKDKTSRNLLLFLMLNFSFAFVELFYGIWTNSLGLISDSFHMFFDCTGLLAGLAASVIIQWKANEHYTYGYERAEVLGGFVNGLFLLFISFFIFSEAVERAIEPPEVKHERLLVVSILGFLVNLIGIFAFHHGHSHGGGGGHNHSHSHDEEPMSVKISNSYNHLGDASHFNGDHHGHSHSGGHGHSHAAGHGHSHEAHGHSHGDSSKRSIIMDGVFLHILADALGSVGVIISAILMHAFGWMIADPICSMFIAIMIALSVLGLIKESLAILMQRQPKELDRRLPQCYQQVARLEGVRSVQEPHFWTLCSEKYVGALKLELKPEADARYVTHRTQQIFQAIGVKELHVHLDFTNH, from the exons ATGTTACCAACAActcaaaaagattttagtAAAATGGGGTCTGTCCAGGGTTCGGGTCGCATTTCTCGATTTACTAGTTCTGCTTTAGGCTggattaaaaaaatcttaaaggACAAAACTTCCCGAAACttgcttctttttctgatgcttaacttttcctttgcttttgttgaattgttttatGGGATATGGACCAATAGTCTTGGCTTGATTTCCGATTCATTTCATATGTTTTTCGACTGCACTGGCCTTCTTGCTGGCCTTGCAGCCAGCGTCATTATTCAGTGGAAGGCTAATGAACACTACACATATGGTTATGAAAGAGCAGAAGTTTTGGGTG GATTTGTGAATGGATTGTTTTTGCTGTTCATCTCATTCTTTATCTTCTCTGAAGCTGTTGAAAGAGCAATTGAGCCCCCAGAAGTCAAACATGAGAGACTTCTTGTTGTTTCTATCCTGGGTTTCTTAGTCAACTTGATTG GTATTTTTGCATTCCATCACGGGCATAGCCatggcggcggaggaggacACAACCATTCCCATTCTCATGATGAAGAACCCATGAGCGTGAAAATTAGTAACTCGTACAATCATCTTGGCGACGCCAGTCATTTCAATGGAGATCATCACGGTCATTCGCACAGCGGTGGACACGGGCATTCTCACGCTGCTGGACATGGCCATAGTCACGAAGCCCACGGACATTCGCATGGCGATTCGAGCAAACGCTCCATTATTATGGACGGAGTTTTCTTGCATATTCTTGCAGATGCGCTTGGAAGCGTGGGAGTAATCATTTCGGCCATCCTTATGCACGCATTTGGTTGGATGATTGCGGATCCTATTTGCTCCATGTTCATCGCTATTATGATCGCACTCAGTGTTCTGGGACTCATTAAAGAATCGCTGGCTATCTTGATGCAGCGCCAGCCAAAAGAACTCGACCGACGTTTACCCCAGTGTTACCAACAAGTCGCCCGTTTAGAAGGAGTTCGTTCCGTCCAG GAGCCGCATTTCTGGACACTTTGTTCCGAAAAGTATGTTGGAGCACTAAAGCTTGAGTTGAAACCTGAAGCTGATGCGCGGTATGTTACACACCGTACTCAACAGATATTCCAGGCGATTGGCGTAAAAGAGCTGCATGTCCATCTCGACTTTACTAATCACTGA
- the LOC124191246 gene encoding kinesin-like protein KIF3C encodes MSRKLGRQGRVSEMGTSVAAGAVSWQETGKLRRSVLTGSYLCGGVGVYFDAETSCRVLLIYWNTMSNIKVALRIRPLTLRESTSEDPLAVQVDANNVVHLHNSGTSKTSAAEYGYDDISKKSRQFAFDYCFPSTDGSCPSANIANQEKVFEVLGKPVLDSLFEGYNACVLAYGQSGTGKTYTMLGTPSEPGLAPRLCAAIFDRKTAEDNCLNSHESSFRIDVSFMEIYNEKVRDLLEEKSSTQNTVQLKVREHPKSGPYVQGLSRHAVNDAATALKLLNEGIQRRSSAATYKNGHSSRSHAVFTVQCTAACVVNDGLPRETVAKLHLVDLAGSERANHDLVSRLRLKEGSLINKSLASLGNVINALAEKSSVSMGSISSLNISSSSTSSSNTTSAQTTPLTSPRRSRTPFIPYRDSVLTWILKDSLGGNSKTFVVAAISPSARAFKETLNTLRFAQRAKHIVNQPVVNEEASVKLIRHLKEEVSRLRALFSQSVEFSHPDYNSGSIRSENMDLMRVNHSKACALTEDWLQKWRCRETDESADVITHTTPPRSIEVGVQASFPIVMDDPADLIPVKEAKPVNRLQTEDATSLLGNSFTVTDSESNCWSDDSLDGSYPTEVQQKKFIANSSIPLPISQETTDQTIKPDFKIGDNFFPPWSGSHHQPGRPPSTPTSKKRISPRKVFKPRPDVRTIFNGEFQHEEMCSSLLSTPAIIFDPPSGGTCGKQTYLDSGCHSPRKCSMELPYNHYLQSSLDNKDSMIKFHPEIDNMINGSYHYESCTKPHFANNRNVPPKLTPERNLTPSVCKATCCCLIRHHCSHCIFQKPDFVVQASHQHNSHCQHNRRRSHHTHSTITLEPHSFEAIIRAELLAIRRRMVARTASPKVAISLPYLSEWKSNSFPKTFDLNSQDNLPGEVWV; translated from the exons ATGAGCAGAAAGCTAGGCAGACAGGGGAGGGTGAGCGAAATGGGTACGAGCGTTGCAGCTGGAGCTGTCAGTTGGCAAGAGACAGGGAAGCTGAGAAGAAGTGTCTTGACTGGTTCTTATCTCTGTGGCGGAGTTGGTGTTTATTTTGACGCTGAAACCAGTTGTCGTGTTCTTCTAATTTATTGGAATACCATGTCTAACATTAAAGTTGCCCTAAGAATTCGCCCACTTACTCTAAG AGAGTCGACCTCTGAAGATCCGTTAGCTGTACAAGTGGACGCCAACAACGTTGTTCACTTGCACAATTCAGGG ACATCGAAGACTAGTGCTGCCGAATATGGATACGATGACATTAGTAAAAAATCGCGCCAGTTTGCCTTTGACTATTGCTTTCCATCCACCGATGGCTCTTGTCCTTCTGCCAATATCGCCAATCAAGAAAAG GTGTTTGAAGTGCTGGGAAAGCCGGTGCTAGACTCCTTGTTCGAAGGTTACAATGCGTGCGTGCTAGCTTACGGACAGAGCGGTACGGGTAAAACGTACACGATGTTGGGGACTCCATCAGAACCTGGGTTAGCGCCGAGACTATGCGCCGCTATCTTTGATCGAAAGACGGCTGAAGATAATTGCCTTAACTCTCACGAATCGTCTTTTCGTATTGATGTCAG TTTCATGGAGATTTATAATGAAAAAGTCCGTGAtcttttggaagaaaaatcctCAACTCAAAATACTGTCCAATTAAAGGTTCGTGAACATCCCAAATCCGGACCTTATGTTCAAG GTTTAAGTCGTCACGCAGTGAATGACGCTGCGACGGCCTTAAAGCTTCTGAATGAAGGAATTCAACGCCGGAGTTCAGCTGCCACATATAAAAACGGTCATTCTTCACGCTCACATGCCGTTTTCACTGTGCAGTGTACAGCAGCTTGTGTTGTTAATGATGGATTACCTCGTGAAACAGTCGCCAAACTTCATTTGGTCGATCTGGCTGGAAG TGAACGAGCAAATCACGATCTTGTCAGCCGCCTCCGACTCAAAGAAGGTTCACTCATTAACAAATCTTTGGCCAGTTTAGGCAACGTCATCAATGCATTAG CCGAGAAATCTTCTGTAAGCATGGGTAGTATTAGTTCTCTCAACATTAGCAGCTCGTCCACTTCCAGTAGCAATACCACATCCGCTCAAACGACACCTTTAACATCACCCCGTCGATCACGGACACCTTTTATCCCTTACCGCGATTCAGTATTAACATGGATTCTGAAGGATTCTTTAGGTGGAAATTCCAAAACTTTCGTAGTGGCAG CTATCTCTCCATCAGCTCGCGCATTTAAGGAGACTTTAAATACGCTTCGATTCGCCCAAAGGGCTAAACATATCGTCAATCAACCA GTGGTGAACGAGGAAGCAAGTGTTAAATTGATTCGccatttaaaagaagaagtatcACGCTTAAGAGCCTTGTTTTCTCAGTCG GTTGAATTCAGTCATCCGGATTACAATTCCGGATCGATTCGTTCTGAAAATATGGATTTGATGAGGGTTAACCATTCCAAGGCTTGTGCGTTAACCGAAGACTGGTTACAAAAGTGGCGCTGTCGTGAAACCGATGAATCCGCAGACGTTATTACTcacactacaccaccaagatCTATTGAAGTAGGTGTTCAAGCATCATTCCCCATCGTCATGGACGATCCCGCGGATTTGATTCCCGTTAAAGAAGCTAAACCGGTGAATCGGTTGCAAACGGAAGATGCAACAAGTTTGCTAGGAAATTCATTCACCGTTACCGACAGTGAATCCAATTGTTGGAGCGACGATAGCCTGGATGGTTCCTATCCCACTGAAGTTCAACAGAAGAAATTCATTGCAAATTCTTCAATTCCATTGCCCATATCACAAGAAACCACCGATCAGACGATAAAGcctgattttaaaattggagataattttttccctccttggTCTGGATCCCATCACCAGCCAGGACGACCGCCATCAACGCCAACTAGTAAAAAAAGGATCAGTCCACGGAAAGTGTTTAAACCAAGACCAGATGTCAGAACTATTTTCAATGGGGAATTTCAACACGAAGAAATGTGTTCCTCTCTTCTATCTACACCTGCCATTATTTTCGATCCACCTTCTGGTGGTACTTGTGGAAAACAAACATATTTGGATAGTGGTTGCCATTCCCCTAGGAAATGTTCCATGGAATTGCCTTATAATCATTATTTGCAGTCCAGCTTGGATAACAAAGATTCGATGATTAAATTCCATCCCGAAATCGACAACATGATAAACGGTTCGTATCACTATGAATCATGTACAAAGCCACACTTTGCTAATAATCGAAATGTCCCGCCTAAACTTACACCCGAACGTAATTTAACTCCTAGCGTTTGCAAAGCCACTTGCTGCTGCCTTATACGACATCATTGCTCCCattgcatttttcaaaaacctgATTTTGTAGTTCAGGCATCTCATCAGCATAATAGCCATTGCCAACATAACAGAAGACGTAGCCATCATACTCATTCGACGATAACTTTAGAACCACACTCATTTGAAGCTATCATACGGGCGGAATTGCTAGCTATTCGCCGCAGAATGGTTGCTCGAACAGCCAGCCCGAAAGTCGCTATATCCCTACCTTATTTGAGTGAATGGAAATCTAATTCGTTTCcgaaaacatttgatttaaacAGTCAAGATAATTTGCCAGGCGAGGTTTGGGTTTAA
- the LOC124191248 gene encoding 40S ribosomal protein S25-like gives MAPKKDAKSKSAPSKSAPAKKKEGGGGKAKKKKWSKGKTRDKLNNLILFDQATYEKLYKEVPAYKLITPAVVSERLKIRGSLARKALNELQQKGLIKQVVKHSAQLIYTRTTKTEDAVVA, from the exons ATG GCTCCCAAAAAGGACGCGAAGTCGAAGTCGGCTCCCTCAAAGTCGGCGCCAGCCAAAAAGAAGGAGGGAGGAGGTGGTaaggccaagaagaagaagtggtcCAAGGGAAAAACCCGTGACAAGTTGAACAACCTTATTCTCTTTGATCAGGCTACATATGAAAAACTGTACAAG gAAGTACCAGCCTACAAGCTGATCACACCTGCAGTTGTTTCTGAAAGACTGAAGATCCGAGGATCTCTGGCTCGCAAGGCTTTGAATGAATTGCAGCAGAAGGGATTGATCAAGCAGGTGGTGAAACACAGCGCCCAATTGATCTACACCCGAACCACCAAGACTGAAGATGCTGTGGTTGCATGA